GTAGTGAACTGCTCAGCTTTCTTCTGACACTGATCTTGTCCACTGATCAAGTCTTTGAAGTCTTCCAAGTATTTATATTTGAACTGTTCAAGGCACAAACGAGGATTATTGTCAGTTATGAACTTTTCATGCAGATTCTGGAAGGTCCTGGCTGCAAACCCACAAATGTGCAATTTGATGTTCAGTTCAAATTTGAGGCTTGTGTCAAGTTCTTTGTTGGCATCCAGCTTCTCTTCAATCATGTGCAGAATCTCTTGTATGTATGTTTCATGGTAGTCCGTTTTCTTTTGGACCTTCTCGAACACAAACTCTTTGCATTTGGCTATAAGGTTGTCTGCCATGGCCTGGGTTTTTCTTGTGTGCTCATCCATGTAAAACTCCTTTACTAATCTCTTGAAAAACCCCTCTGGAGTGACTATGAAGGGTTCTTCTCCATGATCTTTAAGTTTCACTTTGTTCAGCTTTTCATTCACTGAACCTCCCTTCTGTTTCATGTTAAACCGGAGCTGGTTGAAAACATCACTTAAAACGTCTTGTGGCCTCAATCCTTCAAAGTTGGAGAGCTCCTGTACGGTTTCCTCTCATACCTTTTCAAATTCTCTATCAAGGTCCTTCTCTGACCGCTCAGAATGGCTCTTTCTGCAGTCCTCAAGTAACCTCAGCACTTTTTTCTCCATCACGGCTGTGTGGTTCTTTTTAATTGTGTCAAGCTTGATCATTCCTTTTCGAATCTCAAAAGCAGCTTCCAGTTTACTCATTATAGAGTTTTCCATCTCCCTTTTGATACCTTTGGTGCTGTTTGCAAaatcctctctgtatctctccacaAGATAGACATGGCCCTCTGTCTGTACGTAGTACTTGGTCAGGTTGTCAAGAATGCTATTCTCCCATTTGATAAGTTCCATTGAGGCTTCCATTTTCAATTTGCTGTGAAAATCCCTCATGTTGTCCATCTGGTATTTCATCGCAACTGTCCCAAAGTTGGAAATCCTTGTTTCAGCATTTGTTGTCCATGTGTGCATGTGCTTTTTGAATGACCATTCCCACTTACTGAACTCAACGCACAACTTCATGTAGGCATCAGCCACCAGGCTGTTTCTGAAGCTGAAGATGAAGTTTTCATACTTCACAGCATTCCAAAGGCTTTTTGTCCACTCCAGAAAGTACATGATGTTCCCAGAGGCCTTGCAGTCCTGGAAAACCTTGATCATGTTCTTTTTGAACTCGTAGACAGACTCGCTGTACCCGGCATTGACAGGTGCCATTGGAGGGTTTCCATGCCAAAGTCCAGGGATGTACCAGTTACCAGTCTCTGGGTTGTACTCCATCACATCTGTGAAGCTTTTGTTCTCTTCTTTTTTTTCCATTCTGGCTGCTGCCTGGGTCATCTCGTTCAATTGCTCCAATAGCATCTTCCGGTCTCTCATGTTCTTGTCGTGTGCCGAGACATCTGCCACGTTCTGGTGGACAAACAGACACTTAGGCTTCTTTCCCACCTCTTTCATTCGAAGAAAAGCATGGACAACAATTTGAAGGATGTCCTTCATGTCGGTCGAATTCTCCATGGCAATATTGACAATTGTGACATCACTCAGCCCAACAACTAGAGTCGCTAGCTCATTGTCGTGCTCATAGCTGTCATTCAGCTGTGCCAGTTCTGGCGACTTCAGTCCTTCTGTGTCGATGATCACTAAGAAATCGCAGTTCAGCTCCTTTTTGAAGTCGTCTTTGACTTTGATGAGAAGCATGAAGGCCCCTCTTGTGCATCTGCCGCTACTGACTGCGAACTGCACTCCAAACATCGTATTCAGTAGAGTGGACTTTCCTGTGCTCTGAACACCTAGAACAGTTACCACCAGGATCTTGTTCTTCGGCTGCACCAAGACATTGAGCTGACCCAGCACATCACTCACCCATCTCAGAGGTATGTTGGACGCGTCTCCGTCCACCAGCTCCAGCGGAAACCCATCCAGAAGCAACTCAGCACATAGTCTTGGCAGGTGCTGCATTTGTTGCCGTGACACTTCAGTTTCTCTGAGTAAGACAGAAGACTCGTAAAGTTGACCCATTTCACGTAGGAAATGCTCGGTTCCCAAAGAACTGTTTGAAATCTGTCTGTCAAGGTCTGCAATTTGTTCTTTGTTTTCAGAGGAGTTCTGGCACTTCTCTTTGTACTGCTCTCTGAGGCAAGACAAGTTTCTATGAGACAGATTGTCCAGGTTCATTCGCATCCATTTCAAGAAGTAGGACCTTTCTAGCCCTGTGCTTGACATTGCATTTATGAAGCAAGTCATTGTGCCTGATATGTCATAGTTTCTCTGCTTTTTCCTGAGTTGTATCTTTTGTGATTGGAGATCACTTTTATACATCTCTATGTTCTGATTCCCAGCTTTCCGCAGTCTGCATTCCTCCTTCTCTAGACGTGCCAGCTCCTTCCAGACCTGTCCTTGCAAGGGAAGCTGACTTTCCTTATACTGGGGTATGTCATGTATGCTTGAAGTAATTGATTCAGCATTTTGCTTTGCACTTTGACATTCTTGGCAGTCCTCGTCAACCAAGATCCCAAGCTCGTGTGCCACTTCAGCCATCTGCTCCAGTGGCATTTTGGACTTTGAACTCTTGATCACCTGACCAACTGCGTTTCGCAGGTTCTTCACAAAGTCGGCATCATTCATCTGTTTGTTCTTCAGGATGACGTTGCTCGTTTTCAAGTTTAGCTCTTTGGCGGTTTTCTTCAAAGCATCAATGCTGAAGCTCTTGCTCTGTAGGTTACCCACTAGAAACAGCTGTGCCTTGGTATGTTGGCTGGTCAGTAGCTTGTACATGGTGTCCAAGTTGTCGAAGAACACAAAGACTGCTGCAGAAGTCTGACAAAGAAAGGAGTACTGGGTCTCAAACAAACTGATGTCCCCTCTTAGATTAGCTACAGCGACAGGTTCACCAAAGATGTCAATGTTCTTGTTCCCACAGGGAAGGTACCAGCTCATCTCAACCAATCCATTGAATATCCTCCTTGGACTATCACCACATTCCATATCATGGTGGACAAACGTATCGTGATACTGTTGGGGATTACTCAGTAGCTTGTTCAGAATCTGTGACTTGGACACAGAGCACTCACCCAATCTGACAAAAGAGACCATggggaggtcagagagaacaATCCTGTCTTCAACAAATCCTCTTGGGTCTGACAATGAATGAGGTCTAAACTTCTTGACAATATCTCGCATTGCCCAAATCATCAGCGTGCACTGTTTTGTGTCACAATTGGGGAGAAGCAGGGGCACAGAAAACTGACACATTGACATTTTCAAGACCATCTCTTGCTGCAGAAAACCATTAGAGCACagaaagagagcagtaacaatgTCTAAGGGGTTTACCACATTACTTGAGTCCATGTTATCAACCAGACTCTCCAGATCTAGGTCTATGTTGCAAAATGAAGCATCACAACTTGCCTCGCCTCCTGATGAGGTACATTTCACACTCCTTGCAGTTACATTAACCATCATTAACCTCTTCAGGAAAGTCCATGGTAGGGCTGAGTGAGTCTGAGCGGGTTCATCTGTGACGGTCTTTTCATCAATCTGCAGCACGTTGCTCAGGGTGAGCTTCTCTGTGTAGTGTTGCTCCAACCCCAGGTCCAACAGCAAGCTCTCCAGGTGGGTTTCTGTGGGGGGAAAGACAGAGATATTTTTGTGCTATGTTCAGGTGAatttaataaatattttttaaattaaatctaTAAAGCACAACCcttattttatagatgacatatCAGAACAGGGGCAGACTGGCCATCTGCC
The DNA window shown above is from Salvelinus alpinus chromosome 31, SLU_Salpinus.1, whole genome shotgun sequence and carries:
- the LOC139561223 gene encoding LOW QUALITY PROTEIN: up-regulator of cell proliferation-like (The sequence of the model RefSeq protein was modified relative to this genomic sequence to represent the inferred CDS: substituted 1 base at 1 genomic stop codon) encodes the protein MAEGTLLMDINEEDCDLYLGEEEDSSQRAQTDGLKSEPAQPMDAAVAETHLESLLLDLGLEQHYTEKLTLSNVLQIDEKTVTDEPAQTHSALPWTFLKRLMMVNVTARSVKCTSSGGEASCDASFCNIDLDLESLVDNMDSSNVVNPLDIVTALFLCSNGFLQQEMVLKMSMCQFSVPLLLPNCDTKQCTLMIWAMRDIVKKFRPHSLSDPRGFVEDRIVLSDLPMVSFVRLGECSVSKSQILNKLLSNPQQYHDTFVHHDMECGDSPRRIFNGLVEMSWYLPCGNKNIDIFGEPVAVANLRGDISLFETQYSFLCQTSAAVFVFFDNLDTMYKLLTSQHTKAQLFLVGNLQSKSFSIDALKKTAKELNLKTSNVILKNKQMNDADFVKNLRNAVGQVIKSSKSKMPLEQMAEVAHELGILVDEDCQECQSAKQNAESITSSIHDIPQYKESQLPLQGQVWKELARLEKEECRLRKAGNQNIEMYKSDLQSQKIQLRKKQRNYDISGTMTCFINAMSSTGLERSYFLKWMRMNLDNLSHRNLSCLREQYKEKCQNSSENKEQIADLDRQISNSSLGTEHFLREMGQLYESSVLLRETEVSRQQMQHLPRLCAELLLDGFPLELVDGDASNIPLRWVSDVLGQLNVLVQPKNKILVVTVLGVQSTGKSTLLNTMFGVQFAVSSGRCTRGAFMLLIKVKDDFKKELNCDFLVIIDTEGLKSPELAQLNDSYEHDNELATLVVGLSDVTIVNIAMENSTDMKDILQIVVHAFLRMKEVGKKPKCLFVHQNVADVSAHDKNMRDRKMLLEQLNEMTQAAARMEKKEENKSFTDVMEYNPETGNWYIPGLWHGNPPMAPVNAGYSESVYEFKKNMIKVFQDCKASGNIMYFLEWTKSLWNAVKYENFIFSFRNSLVADAYMKLCVEFSKWEWSFKKHMHTWTTNAETRISNFGTVAMKYQMDNMRDFHSKLKMEASMELIKWENSILDNLTKYYVQTEGHVYLVERYREDFANSTKGIKREMENSIMSKLEAAFEIRKGMIKLDTIKKNHTAVMEKKVLRLLEDCRKSHSERSEKDLDREFEKVXEETVQELSNFEGLRPQDVLSDVFNQLRFNMKQKGGSVNEKLNKVKLKDHGEEPFIVTPEGFFKRLVKEFYMDEHTRKTQAMADNLIAKCKEFVFEKVQKKTDYHETYIQEILHMIEEKLDANKELDTSLKFELNIKLHICGFAARTFQNLHEKFITDNNPRLCLEQFKYKYLEDFKDLISGQDQCQKKAEQFTTLCLKPAVEAYVASSLGMEIVDVMLTGQNAFQFSSRTFFQYSILKQLLTEFNFANYVTYICDYEGFVKNWIFDEILKRFSRGNKMFDLEDCQLKGIISVITEAITKAQKNEKGNIKKFIKDICRHLGEKLVLPQDALEATMVLNNSKQEAFAHWLKISVGDMEQSLREEFQEAKDVKKKLERQNIKPQNELFTKVFGCGKQCPFCKAPCEAGGEAHKNHCASIHRPKGLGGVEFEGSRNLVTDICSSSVFNDSTFKCYATGGRWHPYRKYRDIYPDWHIAADASIQASDYWKFVMAKFNKHFAEKYGALPADIPPAWKWISKEQAERSIKESFSIQ